The DNA window TCTGGTCGTAGACCACAGCTCCCCTTCTATCGAATTTGTGTATGGTTTTTCTGTCGCTGCTGTAGCTTTCAGCTACTTTACCGATTGCCCTGACTGTCAACTGAGCAGAAAGACCGAATCTTTGCCTGATGTCATAATAAGTTAATTTCTGAATCCCGGTTTTACCAAACTTTTTGTTGTGCCATGCAGCCTCAGAAGCATAGTTGCAGGCCTCGTTGAACTTTTGCATGGTTGTCAATAGTCTATCGCGTTGTTCTCTATCGGGATTCAGTTTTACTTTCAATGTCAGGTACATGCTATTTACAAAATATGTCATATACATATAAAATAATTATGAATCAGAGATGTTACTGCTGGTCATTAATGGTTTATTTAATAGTTAGACGCATTCCTCCAACAGTTAAAACTGTTGGCTTCCTGCTCCATTCCTCGTGAAATTTGCATAATATTTTCAGGATTACCAATAAAAAGTACAATATCCGGTATAAAATCAGCTTTATTAAGCGGTCCATATATTATCGCTTTAACACTATTAGGTTCTAGTTTCGGTATTTGTTGTATTGTTTCTTTCGCTAAATACCTATCTTTGTAATGTCCTTCATTATAAAGCTCGTTGCCATTAGCAAATTCAGGATTCAATTCCCTCATTCCCATAACAGCCGCACCGTTTTTACACTGCTGATTCTCCTCAAAAGCATAAAACTGAACAGATTCTTCACGTATTTTGTTAACCATTTGGCAGTGAGACATATTATTATCAATTTTGTCTATACTTTCTGGGATACGATAGATATTTGATGTCAACATTATTGCCACAGGTGGTGTTGTTAGTCCCATTACTTCTATTATTTTTCTGCCTGTTTTATTAATCTCATTTATATTCATGATTTTGCTTTTGTATTAAATAACCATTAATATTTTGG is part of the Methanohalobium evestigatum Z-7303 genome and encodes:
- a CDS encoding DUF169 domain-containing protein, whose amino-acid sequence is MNINEINKTGRKIIEVMGLTTPPVAIMLTSNIYRIPESIDKIDNNMSHCQMVNKIREESVQFYAFEENQQCKNGAAVMGMRELNPEFANGNELYNEGHYKDRYLAKETIQQIPKLEPNSVKAIIYGPLNKADFIPDIVLFIGNPENIMQISRGMEQEANSFNCWRNASNY